From one Rhodanobacteraceae bacterium genomic stretch:
- a CDS encoding M2 family metallopeptidase: MIPSTARLRRAALFLALPGWLAALPGCAPSTSAAPADADTKAVADGARALVARVNAEAYERQRESSAAGWVAATYINDDSQLLAAKNQERDLAYQAGVLAEARRYTDAKLDADTRRAIDLMLGGQTVLPPARAAEQAELTQISTKLEAHYGSAKACGDPAKPETCRDLIELSRVLAESRDPAALRQAWIDWHDTAASQRAEFQRFAELMNAGAREYGFKDTGDMWRAGYDMSAEDFSLGTERLWSQVQPLYTQLQCYVRTRLNQHYGETEVPKTGPIPGHVLGNMWQQDWSQIYPLVEPYPGVASLDVTGGLKRGNYDATKLTRQAEGFYTSLGMPALPQSFWQKSMLTKPADREVQCHASAWDVDMRGDVRIKMCIEPDEDSLRTIYHELGHVYYYLAYHPLPPLFQTGAHDGFHEAIGDAVLLSLTPSYLARIGLIDAPKQSDEALINAQLKLALDKVAFLPFGKLIDQWRWGVFDGSIKPEHYNAAWWELKQRYQGVKPPLARDESDFDAAAKYHVPANTPYTRYFLAHILQFQLHRELCRSAGFDGPLHACSIYDSKAAGEKFWRMLGRGASQPWQQTMQEFTGSERMDANALIEYFQPLATWLEKQNEGQRCGW; the protein is encoded by the coding sequence ATGATCCCGTCGACTGCGCGCCTGCGCCGCGCCGCGCTGTTCCTCGCCCTGCCGGGCTGGCTCGCAGCACTCCCGGGATGCGCGCCCTCCACCTCGGCCGCGCCTGCCGATGCCGATACCAAGGCCGTGGCCGACGGCGCACGGGCGCTGGTCGCGCGGGTCAACGCGGAGGCGTACGAGCGCCAGCGCGAATCGAGCGCGGCCGGCTGGGTCGCGGCGACCTACATCAACGACGACTCGCAACTGCTGGCCGCGAAGAATCAGGAACGCGACCTGGCCTACCAGGCCGGGGTGCTCGCCGAGGCTCGTCGCTACACCGATGCCAAGCTGGATGCGGATACCCGCCGCGCGATCGACCTGATGCTGGGTGGCCAGACCGTACTGCCACCCGCGCGCGCCGCCGAACAAGCGGAGCTGACGCAGATCAGCACGAAACTGGAAGCGCACTACGGCTCCGCGAAGGCCTGCGGCGATCCGGCCAAGCCCGAAACCTGCCGCGACCTGATCGAACTGTCCCGCGTGCTGGCAGAGAGCCGCGATCCGGCCGCGCTGCGCCAGGCCTGGATCGATTGGCACGACACCGCCGCCAGCCAGCGCGCGGAGTTCCAGCGTTTCGCCGAGCTGATGAACGCCGGCGCGCGCGAGTACGGCTTCAAGGACACCGGCGACATGTGGCGCGCGGGCTACGACATGTCCGCCGAGGATTTCTCCCTCGGGACCGAGCGCCTGTGGAGCCAGGTGCAGCCGCTCTACACCCAGCTGCAGTGCTATGTGCGTACCCGCCTGAACCAGCACTACGGCGAGACCGAGGTACCGAAGACCGGGCCGATCCCGGGCCATGTGCTCGGCAACATGTGGCAACAGGACTGGTCCCAGATCTACCCGCTGGTGGAGCCCTACCCCGGCGTCGCCAGCCTGGACGTGACCGGCGGCCTCAAACGCGGCAACTACGACGCGACGAAGCTGACGCGTCAGGCGGAAGGCTTCTACACCTCGCTCGGGATGCCGGCGCTGCCGCAGAGCTTCTGGCAGAAGTCGATGCTGACCAAGCCGGCCGACCGCGAAGTGCAGTGCCACGCCAGCGCCTGGGACGTGGACATGCGTGGCGATGTGCGCATCAAGATGTGCATCGAGCCGGACGAGGACAGCCTGCGCACGATCTACCACGAACTCGGCCACGTCTATTACTACCTCGCCTACCACCCGCTGCCGCCGCTGTTCCAGACTGGCGCGCATGACGGCTTTCACGAGGCGATCGGTGATGCGGTGCTGCTCTCGCTGACCCCCAGCTACCTCGCGCGGATCGGCCTGATCGACGCACCAAAGCAGTCGGACGAGGCCTTGATCAATGCGCAGCTCAAGCTGGCGCTGGACAAGGTCGCCTTCCTGCCCTTCGGCAAGCTGATCGACCAGTGGCGCTGGGGCGTGTTCGATGGCTCGATCAAGCCCGAGCACTACAACGCGGCCTGGTGGGAACTGAAGCAGCGCTACCAGGGTGTCAAGCCGCCATTGGCGCGCGACGAGAGCGATTTCGACGCAGCTGCGAAGTACCACGTGCCCGCGAACACGCCGTACACCCGCTACTTCCTCGCCCATATCCTGCAATTCCAGTTGCACCGCGAGCTTTGCCGCAGCGCCGGCTTCGACGGCCCGCTGCATGCGTGCTCGATCTACGACAGCAAGGCTGCCGGCGAGAAGTTCTGGCGCATGCTCGGCCGCGGCGCCAGCCAACCCTGGCAGCAGACCATGCAGGAGTTCACCGGCAGCGAGCGGATGGACGCGAATGCGCTGATCGAGTACTTCCAGCCGCTGGCAACCTGGCTGGAAAAGCAGAACGAAGGCCAGCGCTGCGGCTGGTGA
- a CDS encoding PilN domain-containing protein, with protein sequence MRALLMIPLFLMSAAAASDQDTARGLLESLLPSGVSISEVKADQSQVEFSGRAASNQLLSSYLRSLDASPHMERPELLEIAADGSRYRYAIRVTLLCLINASCPAPTKPKRQSVYKCTVNGVTTFQATPCAE encoded by the coding sequence ATGCGCGCACTGTTGATGATCCCGTTGTTCCTGATGTCCGCCGCCGCCGCGAGCGATCAGGACACCGCCCGCGGCCTCCTCGAATCGCTGCTGCCCTCCGGCGTCAGCATCAGCGAGGTCAAGGCGGACCAATCGCAAGTGGAGTTCAGCGGCCGCGCCGCCAGCAACCAACTGCTGAGCAGCTACCTGCGAAGCCTGGATGCATCGCCGCACATGGAGCGCCCGGAACTGCTGGAAATCGCCGCCGATGGCAGCCGGTACCGTTACGCCATCCGGGTCACGCTGCTGTGCCTGATCAATGCCTCCTGCCCGGCACCGACCAAGCCCAAGCGCCAGAGCGTCTACAAGTGCACGGTGAACGGCGTCACCACTTTCCAGGCGACGCCCTGCGCGGAGTGA
- a CDS encoding bleomycin resistance family protein, which translates to MHAKAITPILNVSNLAESFEWFAKLGWGKCWDWGSPASFGSVGSGECEIFLCLDGQGGRGKGQNTSTFAGAMDDRQDRGVWMSVWVDDVDTIHQRCLEQGLEVTWPPTDMPWGVREMHVRHPDGHVLRISRSR; encoded by the coding sequence ATGCACGCCAAGGCCATCACCCCGATCCTCAATGTCTCCAACCTCGCCGAATCCTTCGAGTGGTTCGCGAAGCTCGGCTGGGGCAAGTGCTGGGACTGGGGCAGCCCGGCGAGTTTCGGCTCGGTGGGCTCGGGCGAGTGCGAGATCTTCCTGTGCCTGGACGGTCAGGGCGGCCGCGGCAAGGGCCAGAACACCTCGACCTTCGCCGGCGCGATGGACGATCGCCAGGATCGCGGTGTGTGGATGAGCGTCTGGGTGGACGATGTCGACACCATTCACCAACGCTGCCTGGAGCAGGGCCTGGAGGTCACCTGGCCGCCTACCGACATGCCTTGGGGCGTACGCGAGATGCACGTGCGCCACCCGGACGGTCACGTGCTGCGGATTTCGCGCAGCCGGTAA
- the fdhD gene encoding formate dehydrogenase accessory sulfurtransferase FdhD — protein sequence MGLASSVSGTDHASVTRSSRHTVDIERLRGSSRSVVSDQVAVEDPLEIRIAHGDLGPAPRSVSVTMRTPGHDDELALGYLFAEGVIDSAAQVEAVRACAGNLRALRVELVGAPPRLERLQRAGALSSSCGACGKTSLEAAIGPPPARVAGEGPVATSILCGLPARLRAAQADFAATGGLHGVALFDLDGTLLALREDVGRHNALDKLVGHALMHGALPWSDRIVLLSGRASFELLQKSARAGASIVAAIGAPSSLAIETAQAAGITLVGFLHPLGFNVYTGTARVA from the coding sequence ATGGGATTAGCATCGAGTGTGTCAGGCACCGACCACGCCTCCGTGACCCGATCCTCGCGCCATACCGTCGACATCGAACGCCTGCGGGGAAGCTCACGCTCCGTCGTATCCGATCAAGTGGCGGTCGAAGACCCGCTGGAGATCCGGATTGCGCATGGCGACCTCGGACCTGCGCCACGCAGTGTGTCGGTAACCATGCGCACGCCCGGGCACGATGACGAACTGGCGCTGGGATACCTGTTTGCGGAAGGGGTTATCGACAGCGCCGCCCAGGTGGAGGCGGTGCGTGCCTGCGCCGGCAACCTGCGTGCCCTCCGGGTGGAACTGGTGGGCGCGCCGCCGCGCCTGGAGCGACTGCAGCGTGCCGGGGCCCTGAGTTCCAGTTGCGGCGCCTGCGGCAAGACCTCTCTGGAAGCGGCCATCGGGCCGCCACCGGCGCGCGTGGCGGGCGAGGGGCCGGTCGCCACATCGATCCTGTGCGGCCTGCCGGCGCGGCTGCGCGCGGCCCAGGCGGACTTCGCCGCAACCGGCGGATTGCACGGCGTGGCCTTGTTCGACCTCGACGGCACTTTGCTGGCGCTGCGCGAGGACGTCGGCCGCCACAACGCGCTCGACAAGCTGGTCGGGCACGCGCTGATGCATGGCGCGCTGCCATGGAGCGACCGGATCGTGCTGCTGTCCGGCCGCGCGAGTTTCGAATTGCTGCAGAAGTCGGCGCGCGCAGGCGCGTCCATCGTCGCCGCGATCGGCGCGCCGTCCAGCCTGGCCATCGAGACGGCGCAGGCGGCCGGCATCACGCTGGTCGGCTTCCTGCATCCGCTCGGTTTCAACGTCTATACCGGCACGGCGCGCGTCGCCTGA
- a CDS encoding DUF4200 domain-containing protein has translation MNTRSPAPYVILAALGLVILTLGWVFVFPQWVSDISADAVEAAYSALEALFAGLAFLGLLSTIWIQRQELRLQRMELAQTREEMRRQAEAQEKSERALHAQAEALREEAERQARAYLRITLMPTGSSSWALEITNAGRSPAEDVRLSVDRPVWLWGRDDVLKLMSQLPLFAKGGFSIPPGFTLTYALQDGRVLSHVFERAVDQPTQFAITAHYRTTNGRQIEETNRFSLDLLEETSAGDKDFWTRQVVQALRDLKPRDGRA, from the coding sequence ATGAACACTCGATCCCCGGCTCCTTACGTCATCCTCGCAGCACTTGGATTGGTCATCCTGACCCTTGGCTGGGTATTTGTGTTCCCGCAGTGGGTCAGCGATATCTCGGCAGACGCAGTGGAAGCAGCGTACAGCGCACTCGAAGCGTTGTTCGCCGGGCTGGCCTTCCTTGGCTTGCTGTCAACGATCTGGATCCAGCGTCAGGAACTGCGGCTGCAGCGGATGGAACTGGCGCAGACGCGCGAGGAAATGCGCCGCCAGGCCGAAGCCCAGGAAAAGAGCGAGCGCGCGCTGCACGCGCAAGCCGAGGCGCTGCGCGAAGAAGCCGAACGCCAGGCGCGCGCCTACCTGCGCATCACGCTGATGCCCACCGGCAGCAGCAGTTGGGCGCTCGAGATCACCAATGCCGGACGCAGCCCGGCGGAGGACGTGCGGCTATCCGTGGACCGGCCGGTGTGGCTATGGGGCCGCGACGATGTGCTCAAACTGATGTCGCAGCTGCCGCTGTTCGCCAAGGGCGGGTTCTCGATCCCGCCCGGCTTCACCCTGACCTATGCGCTGCAGGACGGCCGCGTGCTGTCGCATGTGTTCGAGCGCGCGGTCGATCAGCCGACCCAGTTTGCAATCACGGCGCACTACCGCACGACCAACGGGCGCCAGATCGAGGAGACCAACCGCTTCAGCCTGGACCTGCTGGAGGAAACCAGCGCCGGCGACAAGGATTTCTGGACCCGCCAGGTGGTGCAGGCCCTGCGTGACCTCAAGCCGCGCGACGGAAGGGCCTGA
- a CDS encoding 4Fe-4S binding protein: protein MQGKPLPVALKVIGDDDGGMYAAHEKVYPREVGGRFQRLRTAAVFWLLGMYYVFPWINWDGRQMVLFDLPARKFYILGLVFWPQDFFYLAALLIVAALSLFFFTALAGRLWCGFACPQTVWTEVFLWMERWVEGDRNAQMRLDKGPWTARKIRLKATKQFLWVTFALWTGFTFVGFFTPIRELGGQLLSFSLGGWEWFWFLFYSLATYGNAGLLREQVCKYMCPYARFQSAMIDKDTLIITYDEARGEPRGARKRAVKSVAERRASEGRDLGAGTQDPVDAQDAGEARGVGPLASLMKIAGDAREAVADAPPGSGSRVPGPGAASVAQPPASALGDCIDCKACVLVCPTGIDIRDGLQYECIGCAACIDACDEVMDKVGYPRGLVRYSTDHAMHGKPTKVIRKRTVFYAFVLLGIISALAYSLATRIPLIVDVIRDRGELYRESAQGMIENSYQLKVMNKSEQPRSFRVTLVEPEGVRIVGVTELDVNAGTIRNLPLTLEAEPGAFKGMVPVRLHVVAVDDPKVERYEDSRFFAP, encoded by the coding sequence ATGCAAGGCAAACCCCTACCGGTAGCCCTCAAGGTCATCGGCGATGACGACGGCGGCATGTATGCCGCGCACGAGAAGGTCTACCCACGCGAGGTCGGCGGGCGTTTTCAGCGCCTGCGTACAGCGGCCGTGTTCTGGCTGCTCGGGATGTACTACGTCTTTCCGTGGATCAACTGGGATGGGCGCCAGATGGTCCTGTTCGACCTGCCCGCGCGCAAATTCTACATCCTGGGCCTGGTGTTCTGGCCGCAGGACTTCTTCTATCTCGCCGCGTTGCTGATTGTCGCGGCGCTCAGCCTGTTCTTCTTCACTGCGCTCGCTGGTCGCTTGTGGTGCGGATTCGCTTGCCCGCAAACGGTGTGGACCGAGGTCTTCCTGTGGATGGAGCGCTGGGTCGAGGGCGACCGCAACGCCCAGATGCGCCTCGACAAAGGGCCGTGGACCGCCCGCAAGATCCGGCTGAAGGCGACCAAGCAGTTCCTGTGGGTGACTTTCGCGCTGTGGACCGGCTTCACTTTCGTCGGCTTCTTCACCCCGATCCGCGAGCTCGGCGGCCAGTTGCTGAGTTTCAGCCTCGGCGGCTGGGAATGGTTCTGGTTCCTGTTCTACAGCCTGGCCACCTACGGCAACGCCGGACTGCTGCGCGAGCAGGTATGCAAGTACATGTGCCCCTATGCGCGCTTCCAGAGCGCAATGATCGACAAGGACACCCTGATCATCACCTACGACGAAGCCCGCGGTGAGCCGCGCGGCGCGCGCAAGCGGGCGGTGAAGTCGGTGGCGGAGCGGCGGGCGTCCGAGGGGCGGGACCTGGGAGCCGGGACCCAGGACCCGGTCGACGCACAGGATGCAGGAGAGGCGCGAGGTGTGGGGCCGCTGGCCTCGCTCATGAAGATCGCAGGTGATGCCCGGGAAGCCGTGGCAGATGCGCCTCCGGGTTCCGGGTCCCGGGTCCCGGGTCCCGGCGCTGCTTCCGTCGCGCAGCCCCCTGCCAGCGCCCTCGGCGATTGCATCGACTGCAAGGCCTGCGTGCTGGTCTGTCCGACCGGCATCGACATCCGCGATGGCTTGCAGTACGAATGCATCGGTTGTGCCGCGTGCATCGACGCCTGCGACGAGGTCATGGACAAGGTGGGATACCCGCGCGGTCTGGTGCGCTACAGCACCGACCACGCGATGCACGGCAAGCCGACCAAGGTCATCCGCAAGCGCACGGTGTTCTACGCCTTCGTGCTGCTGGGGATCATTTCCGCGCTGGCCTATTCGCTGGCCACGCGCATTCCGCTGATCGTGGACGTGATCCGCGACCGCGGCGAGCTGTACCGCGAGAGCGCGCAGGGGATGATCGAGAACAGCTACCAGCTCAAGGTCATGAACAAATCCGAGCAACCGCGCAGCTTCCGTGTGACGCTGGTGGAGCCGGAGGGGGTGCGCATCGTGGGTGTCACCGAGCTCGACGTGAACGCCGGGACCATCCGCAACCTCCCGCTGACGCTGGAAGCGGAACCGGGAGCATTCAAGGGCATGGTGCCGGTCCGGCTGCATGTCGTGGCCGTGGACGATCCGAAGGTGGAACGCTACGAGGACAGCCGGTTCTTTGCGCCTTGA
- the ccoP gene encoding cytochrome-c oxidase, cbb3-type subunit III produces MSGAWSIYVIALTVITVVGSLWLLAMTAKKPEKKEGETTGHTWDGDLEEFNNPLPRWWLWLFIGTAVFSAGYLVLYPGFGSVSGTLGWTSEGELRAEQQKYDEIARQTYAKFASLGVAELAGNAEAVNLGRNIFANNCATCHGTDARGAVGFPNLTDASWQWGGEPEQILQTILNGRVAAMPSWAAVLGAEGTPQVTAYVRSLAGLGHNATAAEAGKARYDTICVACHGPEGKGNPALGAPDLTDSAWLYGSSEAAISESLTKGRAGHMPAHGPLIGEDAVRMVAGYVYSLRSEAPVAQTEGN; encoded by the coding sequence ATGAGTGGCGCCTGGAGCATTTACGTCATTGCACTGACGGTGATCACGGTGGTCGGCAGCCTGTGGCTGCTGGCGATGACCGCGAAGAAGCCGGAGAAGAAGGAAGGCGAAACAACCGGACACACCTGGGACGGTGATCTCGAGGAGTTCAACAACCCGTTGCCGCGCTGGTGGCTGTGGCTGTTCATCGGCACGGCGGTGTTCAGCGCGGGCTACTTGGTACTGTATCCGGGCTTCGGCTCGGTCAGCGGCACGCTGGGCTGGACCAGCGAGGGCGAGTTGCGCGCCGAGCAGCAGAAGTACGATGAGATCGCGCGCCAGACCTATGCGAAGTTCGCTTCGCTGGGCGTGGCCGAACTCGCTGGCAATGCGGAAGCCGTGAATCTCGGGCGCAATATCTTCGCCAACAACTGCGCCACCTGCCACGGCACGGACGCACGCGGCGCCGTGGGTTTCCCCAACCTGACCGATGCCAGCTGGCAGTGGGGCGGGGAGCCGGAGCAGATCCTGCAGACGATCCTCAACGGTCGAGTCGCCGCCATGCCCAGTTGGGCTGCGGTGCTTGGCGCCGAGGGCACGCCGCAAGTCACCGCTTATGTGCGCTCGCTGGCCGGGCTGGGTCACAACGCGACGGCGGCGGAAGCGGGCAAGGCGCGTTACGACACGATCTGCGTGGCTTGCCATGGGCCGGAGGGCAAAGGCAATCCGGCGCTCGGCGCGCCCGACCTGACCGACAGTGCCTGGCTGTATGGCAGCAGCGAAGCGGCGATCTCCGAGTCGCTCACCAAAGGTCGTGCAGGGCATATGCCTGCGCATGGACCGCTGATCGGCGAGGACGCCGTGAGAATGGTGGCCGGCTACGTGTACAGTCTGCGTTCCGAGGCGCCGGTGGCGCAGACAGAAGGCAACTGA
- a CDS encoding cbb3-type cytochrome c oxidase subunit 3: protein MSLGTVLGSITALLMGIFIGIVVWTYGFKRERDFDAIARMPIDEKEGQP, encoded by the coding sequence ATGAGCCTCGGGACCGTGCTGGGCAGCATCACCGCACTGCTGATGGGCATTTTCATCGGCATCGTCGTATGGACCTACGGCTTCAAGCGCGAGCGCGATTTTGACGCCATCGCGCGCATGCCGATCGATGAGAAGGAGGGGCAGCCATGA
- the ccoO gene encoding cytochrome-c oxidase, cbb3-type subunit II: MSLNHEKFEKNIFRMGIWIAVVVSFGGLAQIVPLMFQAQVVQPLPEMKPITALELAGREVYVREGCYNCHSQMVRALRSETARYGHHSIAAESVWDHPFLWGSKRTGPDLARVGGRYSDDWHRVHLNNPRDVVPESNMPGFPWLHDSIIDADDLAAKMRALRTLGTPYTDDDINGAAAAVAGKTEMDATIAYLQSLGRYAPKLQRAAAPADATAAVEEPARTGEESGS, encoded by the coding sequence ATGAGTCTCAATCACGAGAAGTTCGAAAAGAACATCTTCCGCATGGGCATCTGGATCGCCGTGGTCGTCAGTTTCGGCGGCCTCGCGCAGATCGTCCCGTTGATGTTCCAGGCGCAGGTGGTGCAACCGCTTCCGGAAATGAAGCCGATCACCGCGTTGGAACTGGCGGGGCGCGAGGTCTATGTGCGCGAGGGCTGCTACAACTGCCACTCGCAGATGGTTCGCGCGCTGCGCTCGGAGACCGCACGCTACGGTCACCATTCGATTGCCGCCGAATCGGTGTGGGACCACCCCTTCCTGTGGGGTTCCAAGCGCACCGGGCCAGATCTGGCCCGCGTGGGCGGCCGCTACAGCGACGACTGGCACCGGGTGCACCTGAACAACCCGCGCGACGTGGTTCCCGAGTCCAACATGCCGGGCTTCCCCTGGCTGCACGACAGCATCATCGATGCGGACGACCTGGCGGCGAAGATGCGCGCACTGCGCACGCTCGGCACGCCGTACACCGATGACGATATCAATGGCGCAGCGGCGGCAGTCGCCGGCAAGACCGAGATGGACGCGACCATCGCCTACCTGCAGTCGCTCGGCCGGTATGCGCCGAAATTGCAGCGCGCTGCGGCGCCGGCGGATGCCACCGCTGCGGTTGAGGAACCTGCCAGGACCGGCGAGGAGAGCGGCTCATGA
- a CDS encoding PilZ domain-containing protein: MIPAEVPKIGKRHRRMPINSAVLMMRGDESWTSDLMDISATGVMVRRPVDWIGQRGDRFVLDMLFGDELNIHVEARVARVTDDEVGFAFSQIPADKEAPLWNLLGGYADSLEIWSD; encoded by the coding sequence ATGATTCCGGCAGAAGTGCCCAAGATCGGCAAGCGGCATCGGCGCATGCCGATCAACTCGGCTGTCCTGATGATGCGCGGCGACGAGTCGTGGACGTCGGACCTGATGGACATCTCCGCAACCGGTGTCATGGTGCGGCGTCCGGTCGACTGGATCGGCCAGCGTGGGGATCGTTTCGTGCTCGACATGCTCTTCGGCGACGAGCTCAACATCCATGTCGAGGCGCGGGTTGCGCGGGTGACCGACGACGAAGTCGGGTTTGCCTTCTCGCAGATCCCGGCGGACAAGGAAGCTCCGCTGTGGAATCTCCTCGGCGGCTACGCAGACAGCCTCGAGATCTGGAGCGACTGA
- the lysS gene encoding lysine--tRNA ligase: protein MTESTTPVSSDENHIIAERRAKLAALRAGGIAFPNDFRIDALADALQQEYADRERWTGEALDALGRRVQVAGRIMAKRIMGKASFVTIKDQSGTIQLFLQAASLGDTYDAFKGWDIGDIVGAAGVLMRTKTGELSVRAESLRLLTKSLRPLPDKWHGLSDTEARYRQRYVDLIVNDEVRGAFRTRSRIVRFIRDFLERPEYGFLEVETPMMHYIPGGATARPFVTHHNALDMKLYLRVAPELYLKRLVVGGIERVYEINRNFRNEGVSTRHNPEFTMLEFYWAYADYRDLMDLTERLLRELALDLTGNTQVSYQGQVIDFGPAFTRLPLTDAVLQRNPEISRGDCRDADKLRAHCKRLRIPTKADWGWGRLLTEIFEATVEDQLVQPTFITEYPAEVSPLSRRNDADPDITDRFELFIVTRELANGFSELNDPEDQAERFQAQVAAKDAGDAEAMHFDADYIRALEYGLPPTAGEGIGIDRLVMLFTDSASIRDVLLFPYMRPDAG from the coding sequence ATGACCGAGTCGACCACGCCCGTCTCCAGCGACGAGAACCACATCATCGCCGAGCGCCGCGCCAAGCTCGCGGCCTTGCGCGCGGGTGGCATTGCCTTCCCCAACGATTTCCGCATCGACGCGCTGGCGGATGCGCTGCAGCAGGAATACGCCGACCGCGAACGCTGGACCGGCGAGGCACTCGACGCCCTGGGCCGGCGCGTGCAGGTGGCAGGCCGCATCATGGCCAAGCGCATCATGGGCAAGGCCAGCTTCGTCACCATCAAGGACCAGTCGGGCACGATCCAGCTGTTCCTGCAGGCGGCCTCTCTCGGCGACACCTACGACGCCTTCAAGGGCTGGGATATCGGCGACATCGTCGGCGCGGCCGGGGTGCTGATGCGCACCAAGACCGGCGAACTGTCGGTGCGCGCGGAATCCCTGCGGCTGTTGACCAAGTCCCTGCGTCCGCTGCCCGACAAATGGCACGGGCTGTCGGACACCGAGGCGCGCTATCGCCAGCGCTATGTCGACCTGATCGTCAACGACGAGGTGCGCGGCGCCTTCCGCACCCGCTCGCGCATCGTGCGTTTCATCCGCGACTTCCTCGAACGGCCGGAATACGGCTTCCTCGAGGTGGAGACGCCGATGATGCATTACATCCCCGGCGGGGCAACGGCGCGACCCTTCGTTACCCACCACAACGCGCTGGACATGAAGCTCTACCTGCGCGTCGCGCCGGAGCTGTACCTGAAGCGCCTGGTGGTCGGCGGCATCGAGCGCGTGTACGAGATCAACCGCAATTTCCGCAACGAGGGCGTGTCTACCCGGCACAACCCCGAGTTCACGATGCTCGAGTTCTACTGGGCCTACGCGGATTACCGCGACCTGATGGATCTCACCGAGCGCCTGCTGCGCGAACTGGCGCTGGACCTGACCGGCAACACCCAGGTCAGCTACCAGGGTCAGGTGATCGACTTCGGCCCGGCCTTCACCCGCCTGCCGTTGACCGACGCCGTGCTCCAGCGCAATCCGGAGATCAGCCGTGGCGACTGCCGCGACGCGGACAAACTGCGCGCGCACTGCAAGCGCTTGCGCATCCCGACCAAGGCGGACTGGGGCTGGGGCCGGCTGCTGACCGAGATCTTCGAGGCGACGGTCGAGGACCAGCTGGTGCAGCCCACCTTCATCACCGAGTACCCAGCCGAGGTCTCGCCGCTGTCGCGGCGCAATGATGCGGATCCTGACATCACCGACCGCTTCGAACTGTTCATCGTCACCCGGGAACTGGCCAACGGCTTTTCCGAGCTGAACGACCCGGAAGACCAGGCCGAGCGTTTCCAGGCGCAAGTCGCCGCCAAGGACGCCGGCGACGCCGAGGCCATGCACTTCGACGCCGACTACATCCGCGCGCTGGAATACGGCCTGCCGCCGACGGCGGGCGAGGGCATCGGCATCGACCGGCTGGTGATGCTGTTCACCGACTCGGCCTCGATCCGCGACGTGCTCTTGTTCCCGTACATGCGACCGGACGCGGGTTGA